The following proteins come from a genomic window of Nautilia profundicola AmH:
- a CDS encoding type II secretion system protein, with translation MVKKLKMNNGKWKMENYSNNFTNSNDLKNFKTSFTLIEAIFVIVILSFVLIGGFQILSKLYVRNYIAKQTSKFEFISQQTLDQVSQIIYNRIPLSVIGYNQQTGEFQYIGNIIQNNKYPILEWIGYLNDAMVDDNLSGFVDLYESNKPVIKALDFNSGFINEILKNKYDTAQNLKDLTSIIFAGSFDRGSENILNDYNNSFGWHGNRADLVYRISDYSQSGNNCFLTLKNYDNTDITHASIYEKFYLADSAYAIALKKDLDQNKWKCNDLNWSDLQDDDLLLFYNYRPWKGESFCADDGTGNVTVLTSNVKAFKVKKINYHLMMKIEMFKSRGDINISVSKQKVIF, from the coding sequence GTGGTGAAAAAATTGAAAATGAACAATGGAAAATGGAAAATGGAAAATTACTCCAACAACTTTACCAACTCTAACGACCTTAAAAACTTTAAAACCTCATTTACTTTAATCGAAGCTATATTTGTAATTGTGATACTTTCTTTCGTATTAATAGGAGGGTTTCAGATATTAAGTAAACTTTATGTTAGAAATTATATAGCCAAACAGACCTCAAAATTCGAATTTATTTCCCAGCAGACACTTGATCAGGTTTCGCAGATAATATATAACAGGATTCCTCTTAGCGTTATAGGATATAATCAACAGACCGGTGAATTTCAATATATAGGCAATATAATTCAAAATAATAAATATCCGATTTTAGAATGGATCGGATATTTGAATGATGCAATGGTAGATGATAATTTAAGCGGATTTGTAGACTTATATGAAAGTAATAAACCTGTTATTAAAGCATTGGATTTTAACAGCGGCTTTATAAATGAGATATTAAAAAATAAATACGACACAGCTCAAAATTTAAAAGATTTGACATCGATTATTTTTGCCGGGAGTTTTGATAGGGGCAGTGAAAACATACTTAATGATTATAACAACTCTTTCGGGTGGCATGGAAACAGGGCAGACTTGGTATACAGGATATCGGATTATTCCCAAAGTGGTAATAATTGTTTTTTAACTTTAAAAAATTATGATAATACCGATATTACGCATGCTTCAATTTATGAAAAATTTTATTTGGCAGACAGTGCATATGCAATTGCTTTAAAAAAAGATTTAGATCAAAATAAATGGAAATGCAATGATTTAAACTGGAGCGATCTGCAAGATGATGATTTGCTTTTATTTTATAATTACAGGCCTTGGAAGGGTGAGAGTTTTTGTGCAGATGACGGAACCGGTAATGTAACCGTTTTAACATCTAATGTGAAAGCTTTTAAAGTAAAAAAAATAAACTATCATTTAATGATGAAAATTGAAATGTTTAAATCAAGAGGAGATATCAATATTTCTGTATCCAAACAAAAGGTAATATTTTGA
- a CDS encoding type II secretion system protein yields MRKAITLIELIFTIVIIAAVFTVIPKIIYVSNKTLEFSKKEDAIFNMMSKIMDISLKEYDRQNINYDDILLVNDPPVNVLDCNATSGYRLGGFAGSRNCKNAVFESSIPINNSGEFDYIEGYNGIEVNTTQNGRTVYTLKINVGYTDEWHKNDYGTQNLNFEFTNTSNNDKTNIKRVYIEVLNGNKQISSIVYYSANIGHIKINGIQW; encoded by the coding sequence TTGAGAAAAGCTATAACATTAATAGAACTTATTTTTACTATTGTGATTATAGCTGCCGTATTTACGGTAATTCCTAAAATAATTTATGTAAGCAATAAAACACTTGAGTTTTCTAAAAAAGAAGATGCGATTTTTAATATGATGTCTAAAATAATGGATATTTCCCTTAAAGAATATGACCGTCAAAATATAAATTACGATGATATTTTACTTGTAAACGATCCTCCCGTAAATGTTTTAGACTGTAATGCCACAAGCGGTTATAGGCTTGGCGGGTTTGCAGGAAGCAGAAACTGTAAAAATGCTGTTTTCGAAAGTTCGATACCGATTAATAATAGCGGTGAATTTGATTATATTGAAGGATATAACGGAATTGAAGTTAATACAACACAAAACGGTAGGACTGTATATACTTTAAAAATTAATGTCGGATATACAGACGAATGGCATAAAAATGATTATGGAACTCAAAATTTAAATTTTGAGTTTACAAATACAAGCAATAATGATAAAACTAATATCAAAAGAGTTTACATTGAAGTTTTGAATGGAAATAAACAGATTTCTTCTATTGTGTATTACAGTGCGAATATTGGACATATAAAAATAAACGGTATACAGTGGTGA
- the prfB gene encoding peptide chain release factor 2: protein MDAYEYSELIKELENKIENIESILKPEKLEARLKEIEELENSPDFWNDPKTSAKVQKEKNAILRKLEKYKKAKTALQDNKDMFELASMEEDEETLNEVFNDVQDLKKIIRDLEIEVMLSDENDAKNAIISIHPGAGGTESHDWASILYRMYLRYAERRGWKVEVLDYQAGDEAGIKDVSFLVKGENAYGYLKAENGIHRLVRVSPFDSGGRRHTSFASVQVSPEIDDDIEIEIDPKDIRIDVFRASGAGGQHVNKTESAVRITHIPTGIVVGCQTDRSQHKNKDMAMKMLKSKLYELELEKRKAEEEGKPKDEMGWGHQIRSYVLFPYQQVKDNRSNKAYSRVDDILDGDLDEVIEDVLIAEKEHEN from the coding sequence ATGGACGCATATGAATACAGCGAATTAATAAAGGAACTTGAAAACAAAATAGAAAACATCGAGTCTATTTTAAAACCTGAAAAACTTGAAGCAAGGTTAAAAGAAATAGAAGAGCTGGAAAACTCTCCGGATTTCTGGAATGATCCTAAAACAAGTGCTAAAGTGCAAAAAGAAAAAAACGCAATTTTAAGAAAACTTGAAAAATATAAAAAAGCAAAAACCGCCCTTCAGGACAATAAAGACATGTTTGAGCTTGCAAGCATGGAAGAGGACGAAGAGACTTTAAACGAAGTTTTTAACGACGTGCAGGATCTTAAAAAGATAATAAGGGATCTTGAAATCGAAGTAATGCTAAGCGATGAAAACGATGCGAAAAACGCGATTATTTCTATTCATCCCGGTGCAGGAGGTACAGAGTCGCACGACTGGGCTTCGATACTTTACAGAATGTATTTAAGATATGCGGAAAGAAGAGGTTGGAAAGTTGAAGTTCTTGATTATCAGGCGGGCGATGAGGCTGGAATTAAGGATGTGAGTTTTCTTGTAAAAGGAGAAAACGCATACGGGTACCTTAAAGCGGAAAACGGTATTCACAGACTTGTAAGGGTAAGTCCTTTTGACAGCGGAGGTAGAAGACACACGTCTTTCGCATCGGTGCAGGTTTCGCCTGAGATTGATGATGACATTGAAATAGAAATCGATCCTAAAGATATAAGAATAGATGTGTTTCGTGCGAGCGGTGCAGGAGGTCAGCACGTAAATAAGACTGAAAGTGCGGTAAGAATTACACATATCCCGACCGGTATTGTTGTTGGGTGTCAAACAGACAGAAGCCAGCACAAAAATAAAGACATGGCAATGAAAATGTTGAAATCAAAGCTGTATGAACTTGAACTTGAAAAAAGAAAAGCCGAGGAAGAAGGTAAACCTAAAGATGAGATGGGATGGGGACATCAGATCAGAAGTTATGTTCTTTTCCCTTATCAGCAAGTGAAAGACAACAGAAGCAATAAAGCATATTCAAGGGTTGACGATATACTTGACGGAGATTTGGATGAGGTAATTGAGGATGTACTGATTGCCGAAAAGGAACATGAGAATTGA
- the panC gene encoding pantoate--beta-alanine ligase yields the protein MKILNSPKEAINYTKSLNGSIGFVPTMGALHEGHLSLIEKARKENDYVIVSIFVNPTQFLPGEDLDKYPRRLEADFEICKRAGVDAVFTPTPENMYSNDEVLIKAPKIKGYILEGFNRPGHFDGVLQVVNKLFNIIRPTRAYFGKKDAQQLYLIKQMVNNFFFDIEIVECETKREKDGLALSSRNIYLSEEERKRALSISKALKRAAKLSSKTKNIEEIEKEMLEILDVDELQYIAFVDRDFNHIDEIKPGNTIILLAAKVGSTRLIDNIWI from the coding sequence ATGAAAATTTTAAATTCACCTAAAGAAGCCATAAACTACACAAAATCGTTAAACGGAAGCATAGGTTTCGTCCCTACTATGGGAGCCCTGCATGAAGGGCATTTGAGTTTAATCGAAAAAGCAAGAAAAGAAAACGATTACGTAATAGTTTCTATATTTGTAAACCCAACCCAGTTTCTCCCGGGAGAAGATCTTGACAAATACCCAAGACGCCTTGAAGCGGATTTTGAGATATGCAAACGTGCTGGAGTCGACGCAGTGTTTACCCCTACGCCTGAAAATATGTATTCAAACGACGAAGTTTTAATAAAAGCACCTAAAATCAAAGGTTACATCTTAGAAGGTTTCAATCGTCCAGGACATTTTGACGGTGTTTTACAGGTTGTAAACAAACTTTTTAATATTATCCGTCCAACTCGTGCATATTTCGGTAAAAAAGACGCCCAGCAGCTGTATCTGATTAAACAGATGGTTAATAATTTCTTTTTTGATATCGAAATAGTAGAGTGCGAAACCAAAAGGGAAAAAGACGGCCTTGCACTCTCAAGCAGAAACATTTACTTAAGCGAAGAAGAAAGAAAAAGAGCTCTGAGTATCAGTAAAGCATTAAAAAGAGCCGCCAAACTATCTTCAAAAACGAAAAATATTGAAGAAATCGAAAAAGAAATGCTTGAAATTTTAGATGTTGACGAGCTTCAGTATATTGCATTTGTAGACAGGGACTTTAATCATATAGATGAAATAAAACCTGGAAACACCATTATCCTACTCGCCGCAAAAGTCGGAAGTACAAGACTTATCGACAATATATGGATATAG
- a CDS encoding LamG-like jellyroll fold domain-containing protein, with the protein MRKIIVLLFIICRFLSADIYLNGNLHPGDNDDFNGYTPKEPLTFDGEHTYNYYLNNPTKFYLSEDSVITGLKLNNAVGIDGKIKVYIDGNEVGEAANDGDDTVAVNNLSLSKGWHDIAVISDCYDSLGDTVSCNSYWVDDIDDYMFSGITLYTSSTTTAFDFIGRHHIGDNNDNDDWYDIDDTSKSWYPDANEGQCVTYNLNINSPLNGYQIFISRVRNVYKDGIDKIDIYDAADNLIKTLDINTTGSYKFDFNQTVMQKTDSVSKIKICSGNATSTDLDDISFGETVFIPFYNYDLKAGWQLDECYWQGSYGEVTDSSGNGLNGTAVNGANTQSGGVLCKDGYFNGSDYVDMGDILNDVLGKTSNKFTITAWIKPEVLTTKETNHKTENVFLAKASDSYNDNLEIGVNTDGSIHLYLDTKNKDEYADIGSGIQTGQWYFVGVTYNDGNVSVYINNNKYTSDVWSGGGNIDNAAGSNFTIGASIHKDTFFTGNIDEVKVFGDALDDNQIKQIYDNEKDGYNYDGSERVCNVCPDALLDYRMDECRWDNDANTYEIKNYGIEGANYDATALNDANTTKGLLCRGGDINSTSTEDKAVMLENNYVLPASYTLNLWVKFPLNTAGHTNFTVGRGRWQKTYNYFNIADRVGSDYDYIYFAHNVTDDTWTLNVSDDDDTDTYNFNPQNLSGWHMLTFVVNNTGTDFYLDGDYKHSFSTHPNSGELGLLFNSDYKSSDNTPNGQSIGSDADEFTLLNAAVNSGYVKYIYNNESSSKNWDGRSRCCKFCCSPYSGEITPIEFEGGTVTLNNTYSDPEWTHVAFKKAFNTIPVVFMVIDTYGNNPASVRIKNVTTKGFDAIIVEPEGEDGPHVKQTLNYFAINTGVHELDGHLIEVGSINTKKVQGKYAPSGNDIGWDTVDTSVSFCNPAVVANIQTLNNEENDIPKQPSVPWMTAAVNLCSGKLQLALDMSETDEGNVTKDETIGYMISDANFTGSFTDDYGTKIDFEVLKTGPYFVGWDNGCKTVSFQNSYENTPLIAGWKDSRFESDGGWFRRCELTNKKIGFVVDEDEAHDEERYHMPEVGGIFAFSANFHLSEVNEVYRFDAWNDDHNITDRNITTKIVNKPFIITVASLDTNGTGYQEFNGTVCSRVIAQNYTGDWNKTLWNNENEKNITLKVNRALKNAKINIQWKQNEDTTCPINDANESNSTDNFAIRPEKFVIANIPSNIKAGNEFNITVKAVDVNGNPVKDYNESIYVNGQSVDFEYNESKTNCDTGILEKVSGGVFKDGEANITLKYNEVGDLNLTVKEINGSEFAVVDNDDTNETERFISQAKSTISVGVDHFDLNAKYENYDTDSNFTYYDEDLNISSLLELNISAVDKDGNILQNYNKECYAKNITVNISHNDVDVNVSKIIYKYIDKNGYVYDNNISKDENITFIYDKNNFTTDNNGSTSVDVYLNFDRNVSNPVNPFEFEITSIDVNDSDANGSLDLNKKAKYYYGNLLLSDVLASENDFNKSYSFIVFDSVGNLKPDGQEVIYNWYENTGHNAVDGNVSDSEIIISSDYNASNSINGVDVSVDSINNGVITFKISRSDSSVKFAVVHLLSPNLKWLWYSKFNQKYDISNDSTCLNHFCFTITWQNLNSEGEVGSGEFEGTEANMTDTNSTKRGIKIFR; encoded by the coding sequence TTGCGTAAGATAATTGTTTTACTGTTTATCATATGCCGTTTTTTAAGCGCAGACATATATCTTAACGGTAATCTTCATCCAGGTGATAATGATGATTTTAATGGATATACGCCAAAAGAGCCTTTAACTTTTGATGGAGAACATACATATAATTATTATTTAAATAATCCTACAAAATTTTATTTAAGCGAAGACAGTGTGATTACCGGCTTAAAACTAAATAACGCTGTCGGAATTGACGGAAAAATAAAAGTATACATTGACGGCAACGAAGTTGGAGAAGCTGCAAACGACGGTGATGACACTGTTGCCGTTAACAATCTTTCTTTATCAAAAGGATGGCATGATATTGCGGTAATAAGCGACTGTTATGATTCTCTGGGAGATACGGTAAGCTGCAATAGTTATTGGGTTGATGATATTGATGATTACATGTTTTCAGGTATTACGCTGTATACATCATCAACTACCACGGCTTTTGATTTTATAGGCAGACATCACATAGGAGATAATAATGATAATGATGATTGGTATGATATTGATGATACTTCAAAATCCTGGTATCCGGATGCCAATGAAGGACAATGTGTTACTTATAATCTGAATATTAATTCTCCTCTCAACGGATATCAGATTTTTATATCAAGAGTCAGGAATGTTTACAAAGACGGAATCGATAAGATTGATATATACGATGCCGCTGACAATCTAATAAAAACTCTGGATATAAACACTACAGGAAGTTATAAATTTGATTTTAACCAGACTGTAATGCAAAAAACCGATTCTGTTTCAAAAATAAAAATTTGCAGCGGAAATGCAACTTCCACTGATTTAGACGATATATCTTTCGGTGAAACTGTGTTTATACCGTTTTATAATTATGATCTTAAAGCCGGCTGGCAGCTTGATGAATGCTATTGGCAGGGCAGTTACGGCGAAGTCACAGACAGCAGCGGCAACGGGCTTAACGGAACAGCGGTAAACGGAGCAAACACCCAAAGCGGCGGAGTTTTATGCAAAGACGGCTATTTTAACGGCAGCGATTATGTAGATATGGGTGACATATTAAACGATGTGTTGGGAAAAACAAGTAATAAATTCACAATAACCGCATGGATAAAACCCGAAGTTTTAACAACAAAAGAAACAAATCATAAAACTGAAAATGTGTTTTTAGCCAAAGCGTCCGACAGTTACAATGATAATCTGGAAATAGGAGTAAATACGGACGGAAGCATACATTTATATCTGGATACAAAAAATAAAGATGAATATGCAGATATCGGAAGTGGTATTCAGACAGGACAGTGGTATTTTGTGGGTGTAACGTACAATGACGGAAATGTAAGCGTATATATAAACAACAATAAATACACCTCTGATGTGTGGAGTGGCGGGGGAAATATAGATAATGCTGCAGGAAGCAATTTTACAATAGGAGCAAGTATTCATAAAGACACCTTTTTTACCGGAAATATAGATGAGGTAAAAGTTTTCGGAGATGCATTGGATGATAATCAGATAAAACAGATATACGATAATGAAAAAGACGGATACAATTATGACGGAAGTGAAAGAGTCTGTAATGTGTGCCCGGATGCTTTGCTTGATTACAGAATGGATGAATGCAGGTGGGATAATGATGCCAATACCTATGAAATTAAAAATTATGGAATCGAGGGAGCTAATTACGACGCAACGGCATTAAACGACGCTAATACCACAAAAGGCTTACTATGCAGGGGAGGTGATATAAACAGTACTTCAACAGAAGATAAAGCCGTTATGCTGGAAAACAATTATGTTTTACCTGCATCTTATACATTAAATCTATGGGTGAAATTTCCTCTTAATACGGCTGGACATACTAATTTTACAGTAGGAAGAGGCAGATGGCAAAAAACATACAATTATTTTAACATAGCGGACAGAGTGGGGAGTGATTATGATTATATCTATTTTGCCCATAATGTGACGGATGATACATGGACATTAAATGTAAGTGACGATGATGATACGGATACTTATAATTTTAATCCACAGAATTTATCAGGCTGGCATATGCTGACTTTTGTCGTAAATAACACTGGAACAGATTTTTATTTGGATGGTGATTATAAACACTCATTTTCTACTCATCCTAATAGCGGTGAATTAGGTTTGCTTTTTAACAGTGATTACAAATCAAGCGACAATACTCCAAATGGTCAGTCTATCGGTAGCGATGCGGATGAGTTTACACTATTGAATGCAGCTGTAAACTCTGGTTATGTCAAGTATATTTACAATAATGAAAGCAGCAGTAAAAACTGGGACGGAAGAAGCAGGTGCTGTAAATTCTGCTGCTCTCCTTATAGCGGGGAAATTACTCCTATAGAATTTGAAGGGGGTACGGTCACGTTAAATAACACATATTCCGACCCTGAATGGACACATGTGGCATTTAAAAAAGCTTTTAATACAATACCTGTTGTTTTTATGGTAATAGATACATACGGAAACAATCCTGCAAGTGTCAGAATTAAAAATGTAACAACAAAAGGGTTTGATGCAATTATAGTGGAGCCTGAAGGAGAAGACGGACCGCATGTAAAACAGACACTTAATTATTTTGCAATTAATACGGGTGTTCATGAATTAGATGGCCACTTGATTGAAGTTGGAAGCATAAACACTAAAAAAGTACAGGGAAAATACGCTCCAAGCGGAAACGATATAGGATGGGATACTGTTGATACTTCTGTTTCATTTTGCAATCCGGCTGTTGTAGCAAATATACAAACACTGAATAATGAAGAAAATGATATTCCAAAACAGCCGTCTGTACCTTGGATGACTGCAGCGGTAAATTTATGCAGCGGTAAATTGCAGCTTGCCCTTGATATGAGTGAGACTGATGAAGGAAATGTTACGAAAGACGAAACAATAGGTTATATGATCTCAGATGCAAATTTTACAGGTTCATTTACAGATGATTATGGAACAAAAATTGATTTTGAAGTTTTAAAAACAGGTCCTTATTTCGTAGGATGGGATAACGGATGCAAAACCGTCTCTTTTCAAAACAGCTATGAAAATACTCCTCTTATTGCAGGATGGAAAGATAGCAGATTTGAAAGTGACGGAGGATGGTTTAGAAGATGTGAGTTGACTAATAAAAAAATCGGTTTTGTTGTAGATGAAGACGAAGCTCACGATGAAGAGAGATACCATATGCCGGAAGTCGGCGGAATATTTGCATTTAGCGCTAATTTTCATTTAAGTGAAGTAAATGAAGTATATAGATTTGATGCATGGAATGATGACCACAATATAACAGACAGAAACATAACAACTAAAATTGTAAATAAACCTTTTATAATAACAGTGGCTTCTTTAGATACAAATGGTACCGGATATCAGGAATTTAACGGAACTGTTTGCAGCAGGGTAATAGCACAAAATTATACGGGTGATTGGAATAAAACATTATGGAATAATGAAAATGAAAAAAATATAACTTTAAAAGTGAACAGAGCTTTAAAGAATGCAAAAATAAATATACAATGGAAACAAAATGAAGATACTACATGTCCAATAAACGATGCTAACGAATCAAATTCAACCGATAATTTTGCAATAAGGCCTGAAAAATTCGTTATTGCCAATATTCCGAGTAATATAAAGGCCGGAAATGAATTTAATATAACCGTTAAAGCCGTAGATGTAAACGGAAATCCGGTGAAAGATTATAATGAGAGCATTTATGTAAACGGGCAAAGCGTGGATTTCGAATACAATGAAAGCAAAACGAATTGTGATACCGGTATCCTTGAGAAAGTAAGCGGCGGGGTGTTTAAAGACGGTGAAGCGAATATTACTCTTAAATATAATGAAGTAGGGGATTTGAATTTAACCGTTAAGGAAATAAACGGCAGTGAGTTTGCAGTAGTGGATAATGACGATACAAATGAAACCGAGAGGTTTATTTCTCAGGCAAAAAGCACTATAAGTGTGGGGGTAGATCATTTTGATTTAAATGCTAAATATGAAAACTATGATACCGACAGTAATTTTACATATTATGATGAAGATTTGAACATATCTTCTCTTTTGGAATTAAACATTAGTGCTGTTGATAAAGACGGAAACATACTTCAAAACTACAATAAAGAGTGCTATGCAAAAAATATTACTGTAAATATTTCTCATAACGATGTGGATGTGAATGTAAGCAAAATTATTTATAAATATATCGATAAAAACGGATATGTATATGATAATAATATTTCAAAAGATGAAAATATTACATTTATTTATGACAAAAATAATTTTACAACCGACAATAACGGATCAACTTCTGTTGATGTATATCTGAATTTTGACAGAAATGTATCAAACCCTGTAAACCCTTTTGAATTTGAAATAACCTCCATTGACGTAAACGACAGTGATGCAAACGGAAGTTTGGATTTAAATAAAAAAGCCAAATATTATTATGGTAATTTATTACTAAGTGATGTTTTGGCTTCGGAAAATGATTTTAATAAAAGCTACTCTTTTATTGTTTTTGACAGTGTTGGTAATTTAAAACCTGACGGACAGGAGGTTATTTATAACTGGTATGAAAATACCGGTCATAATGCAGTAGACGGAAACGTAAGTGACAGCGAAATTATAATAAGCAGCGATTATAATGCATCAAACTCGATAAACGGTGTGGATGTGTCAGTTGATTCAATAAATAATGGAGTAATTACTTTTAAAATCTCAAGGAGTGATTCAAGTGTTAAATTTGCGGTTGTTCATTTGTTAAGCCCTAATTTAAAATGGCTTTGGTATTCTAAATTCAATCAAAAATATGATATTTCAAATGATTCTACGTGTTTAAATCATTTCTGTTTTACAATAACCTGGCAAAATCTAAATAGTGAAGGGGAAGTCGGAAGCGGTGAATTTGAAGGAACCGAAGCCAATATGACCGATACCAATTCAACAAAAAGAGGGATTAAGATATTTAGGTAA
- the rimO gene encoding 30S ribosomal protein S12 methylthiotransferase RimO, which produces MKKLYLASLGCVKNLIDSEVMLGKLKNEYTLTDNPGEADLLIVNTCGFINPAKEESIETILELANEKKESAILAVTGCLSERYKDILPKEIPEVDVWSGVGDFDKIDELVKTKSSKFSPNVYLIHNEERVITGSSYHAYIKLSEGCNQKCAFCAIPNFKGRLNSREIPEIIEEIKRLKAQGFKDFSLASQDSSSYLRDKGIKDGLERLIDEIDKIEGITVRILYLYPATTTKKLIRRIFASPVVENYFDMPIQHISEKMLKIMRRPGSVDKLKSLLYEMKKEFSFIRTSVIVGHPGESEEDFEELKNFIKEFEFDRVNVFAYSDEEDTAAFKRKDKISQNIIDQRAKELGKTVKQTTKKALKKYLNKTCRCYLDGLTEDELFYSVRPKLWAPEIDGDILINDSEIENLEIGNLYNVKIENLAGEQLIGKIIK; this is translated from the coding sequence TTGAAAAAGCTCTATTTAGCATCTTTGGGATGTGTTAAAAATTTAATTGACAGCGAGGTTATGCTTGGAAAACTGAAAAACGAATACACACTTACAGACAATCCGGGCGAAGCTGATCTGCTGATTGTAAACACATGCGGCTTCATAAACCCTGCCAAAGAAGAATCGATAGAAACTATTTTGGAACTTGCAAACGAAAAAAAAGAGAGTGCAATTCTTGCGGTAACAGGCTGTCTTAGCGAAAGATACAAAGACATCCTTCCAAAAGAGATTCCGGAAGTGGACGTATGGAGCGGTGTCGGGGATTTTGACAAAATAGACGAACTCGTCAAAACAAAAAGCTCAAAATTCTCACCAAACGTTTACCTCATCCACAATGAAGAGAGGGTAATAACAGGCAGCAGCTATCACGCTTACATTAAACTCAGCGAAGGCTGCAACCAAAAATGCGCATTTTGTGCAATTCCAAATTTCAAAGGCAGACTAAATTCAAGGGAAATTCCCGAAATTATTGAAGAGATTAAAAGATTAAAAGCACAAGGATTCAAAGATTTTTCACTCGCAAGCCAGGACTCAAGCTCATATTTAAGGGATAAAGGTATTAAAGACGGACTTGAAAGATTAATTGACGAAATTGATAAAATTGAAGGAATTACTGTTAGAATCTTGTATCTATATCCGGCGACAACAACCAAAAAACTGATAAGAAGAATATTCGCTTCACCCGTTGTGGAAAACTATTTCGATATGCCAATCCAGCACATCAGCGAAAAAATGCTTAAAATCATGAGAAGACCTGGAAGCGTTGATAAACTCAAATCACTTCTGTATGAAATGAAAAAAGAATTCAGTTTCATAAGAACATCCGTAATCGTAGGACATCCAGGTGAGAGTGAAGAAGACTTTGAAGAGCTTAAAAATTTCATAAAAGAGTTCGAATTCGACAGGGTAAACGTATTTGCCTATTCAGACGAAGAAGACACGGCGGCATTTAAAAGAAAAGACAAAATTTCTCAAAACATAATCGACCAGCGTGCAAAAGAGTTGGGTAAAACCGTAAAACAGACAACAAAAAAAGCGCTTAAAAAATATCTGAATAAAACATGCAGATGCTACCTTGACGGTCTGACGGAAGATGAACTCTTCTACAGTGTACGTCCAAAACTCTGGGCACCTGAAATCGACGGTGATATTTTAATTAATGATAGCGAAATAGAAAATCTTGAAATTGGAAACCTTTATAACGTAAAAATAGAAAATTTAGCGGGAGAACAGTTAATTGGAAAAATCATCAAATAA
- the tilS gene encoding tRNA lysidine(34) synthetase TilS, whose amino-acid sequence MEKSSNNLLAFSAGVDSTALFFWLIENNIPFDIAIVNYHTRKTSNEEVEYAKELAETYNKKIYIKDCVLPKFSEKEARICRYVFFEEIIKKHGYHTLITAHQLNDRFEWFLMQFSKGAGLKELIAMGEWEEREFYKIYRPFYNISRNEIVTFLNERGIKYYTDESNFDKKYKRNFIRDEFSNKFITLFENGVKKSFEYLEKDLDLLFQKDWKKNKKLYSFKKSEPEIDIKKTDLILKELGIIMTKPQRDEVIKTDFSCVIQGKIAIDSNENTIYIAPYIKTTMDKKFKDKMRKEKIPPKVRGYLYSIENKQWKMEND is encoded by the coding sequence TTGGAAAAATCATCAAATAATTTACTCGCTTTCTCGGCGGGAGTTGACTCTACTGCACTTTTTTTCTGGCTGATAGAAAACAATATTCCCTTCGATATAGCAATAGTTAATTACCATACAAGAAAAACAAGTAATGAAGAAGTAGAATACGCAAAAGAACTTGCAGAGACATATAATAAAAAAATTTATATTAAAGACTGCGTTTTACCTAAATTTAGTGAAAAAGAAGCAAGAATATGCAGATATGTATTTTTTGAAGAGATAATAAAAAAACACGGTTATCATACACTTATAACAGCCCATCAATTAAATGATAGATTCGAATGGTTTTTAATGCAGTTTTCTAAAGGTGCGGGATTAAAAGAATTAATAGCAATGGGTGAATGGGAGGAGAGAGAGTTTTATAAAATATATAGACCTTTTTATAATATATCTCGTAATGAAATTGTAACTTTTTTAAATGAAAGAGGTATTAAATATTATACGGACGAATCAAATTTCGATAAAAAATATAAAAGAAATTTTATAAGAGATGAATTTTCAAATAAATTTATTACTCTTTTTGAAAATGGGGTTAAAAAAAGTTTTGAGTATCTTGAAAAAGATTTGGATCTTCTGTTTCAAAAAGATTGGAAAAAAAATAAAAAATTATATTCATTTAAAAAATCCGAACCGGAAATAGATATAAAAAAAACAGATCTAATATTAAAAGAACTCGGAATTATAATGACAAAACCTCAGCGTGATGAGGTTATAAAAACGGATTTTTCTTGCGTCATACAAGGGAAAATAGCAATAGACTCCAATGAAAACACAATTTACATCGCCCCTTATATTAAAACAACGATGGATAAAAAGTTTAAAGATAAAATGAGAAAAGAAAAAATACCTCCTAAAGTCAGAGGATATTTATATTCAATTGAAAATAAACAATGGAAAATGGAAAATGATTAA